A window of the Streptomyces sp. NBC_00250 genome harbors these coding sequences:
- a CDS encoding glycosyltransferase, protein MRVLLSTYGGRGSVEPMVGLSVRLRELGAEVRVCAPPDDEFVDLFAGVGVSLVPVGRPVRPMVASVEPGSAVGLAQRAAELIAAQFGTVAAAAEGCDALVATGPLPVTAGARSVAEKLGIRYVHASHQPIILPSPHQPPPARRGRPLPPGVTDNRELWDVDARNANDMFGAAINTHRAAIGLPPVDNVRDYAFGDQPWLATDPILSPWPRLTELDVVQTGAWTRPDDRPLPPGLVEFLDAGAPPVYVGFGSTPLGADAARNIARVAVEAIRAQGRRAVVAHGWAGLDLIDDRDDCFAVGEVNQQALFARMAAVVHHGSAGTTTTATRSGVPQVVVPQGADQPYWAGRVVDLGIGVAHDGPTPTLASLSAGLETVLATATRARARVVAATMGTDGAMVAARRLLGETGGEGLRLLS, encoded by the coding sequence ATGCGTGTGTTGCTGTCGACGTACGGAGGGCGCGGGAGCGTCGAACCGATGGTGGGACTCTCCGTCCGGCTGCGGGAACTCGGTGCGGAGGTCCGGGTGTGCGCGCCGCCGGACGACGAGTTCGTGGATCTCTTCGCCGGGGTCGGTGTGTCCCTGGTGCCGGTCGGCCGCCCCGTGCGTCCCATGGTGGCCTCCGTGGAACCGGGCTCGGCGGTGGGCCTGGCCCAGCGGGCGGCGGAGCTGATCGCCGCGCAGTTCGGCACGGTCGCCGCGGCGGCCGAGGGATGCGACGCGCTGGTGGCGACCGGTCCGTTGCCGGTGACGGCCGGCGCGCGATCGGTGGCCGAGAAGCTGGGCATCCGTTATGTCCACGCGAGTCACCAGCCGATCATCCTGCCCTCGCCGCACCAGCCGCCGCCCGCGCGGCGGGGCCGGCCGCTGCCGCCGGGGGTGACCGACAATCGCGAGCTGTGGGACGTGGACGCCCGGAACGCGAACGACATGTTCGGTGCGGCGATCAACACCCACCGCGCCGCGATCGGCCTGCCGCCGGTCGACAACGTCCGCGACTACGCCTTCGGCGACCAGCCGTGGCTGGCGACGGACCCGATCCTCAGCCCGTGGCCGAGGCTGACGGAGCTCGACGTCGTGCAGACCGGTGCGTGGACGAGGCCGGACGACCGCCCGCTGCCGCCCGGCCTCGTGGAGTTCCTGGACGCCGGCGCCCCGCCGGTGTACGTGGGCTTCGGCAGTACGCCCCTGGGCGCCGACGCCGCGAGGAACATCGCCCGGGTGGCCGTCGAGGCGATCCGCGCGCAGGGTCGCCGTGCGGTCGTCGCCCATGGCTGGGCCGGTCTTGATCTGATCGACGACCGGGACGACTGCTTCGCCGTGGGTGAGGTCAACCAACAGGCCCTGTTCGCCAGGATGGCCGCGGTCGTGCACCACGGCAGCGCGGGCACCACGACGACGGCCACCCGGAGCGGCGTGCCTCAGGTGGTCGTCCCGCAGGGTGCGGACCAGCCGTACTGGGCGGGTCGGGTGGTCGACCTCGGCATCGGAGTGGCACACGACGGCCCGACCCCGACCCTCGCATCCCTGTCGGCGGGCCTGGAGACGGTCCTGGCGACCGCGACCCGTGCCCGTGCACGGGTCGTCGCGGCCACGATGGGGACCGACGGCGCGATGGTGGCCGCGAGGCGTCTGCTCGGCGAGACCGGCGGCGAGGGCCTGCGGCTCCTGTCGTGA